The window CGCCCGGGATTCAATCGTTCAAGCTCTCCACGTATCCGGGATGTGACATCGTAGCCGGGAGTCTCGTAAAGACCAAAGATCTCGGATGCGCCTGCTACGCCGATGCGAATCTTTCCTTCCGGCTTCGGGATACGCAGTTCAGGACCTTGGAATCCTTGTCCGTTGATCGACCATTTTTCGTAGCGAGCGTACGGCCGGTTCCGTCGGCCCATTGCATCGTCGATCGTTAAAGTTTCCAGCGAATAAGGCCCCCAGAGAGGCGCCTTCCATTTCCAGGTTGCCTGGAATCTCACGCATAATTCCAACGTGAGAAGGAACACGAAGAAATAGCAGCAAAATCGAATTATCCTTCCCATGTACCATTACCGGCCAAGATTCAAAATTGGGTGTATATAAATTCCTGTTTCGCGCCGCGCGAAAAAAGGAGGGTGAACGTTACGAGGCCGAGAAATACAGCATAAAGGGTACCCCGTACAGGTTGAGGAATCCGCTCCCATAACCGATTCCCCTGCTCCCGGGCGGCATAGGCGGCCAGAAGTGCGGCGGTGAGCCCTGCAGGCACCAGAAAGTCCGTCGCGGTGCCTCCTCTCCATTGCATGCCGCGTCTGATCAAAGTCACCCCTTCTGCCGGTGGCAGGAAGAACCATACCCATCCGATCGTAACGTATACGAATGTTATGATTGTCGACCCGAGTTCACCGATCATTTTTCTTATAACATTTTGGGAGCGCTCGCTCCGTTTTCGCGCTTCTCCATACAGGTGCACAGCCACGATACCTGTTCCATGCCATAAGCCCCAAAGCAGGTAACCGATTCCGACTCCGTGCCACATACCACAAAGCGCCATGGAGATCAGGGCTGCGATCGAAAACCGCCCAATACCGGCGCGGCGACCCGCGATTTTCATCATCAGGCGGATCCGGATCCATTCACTGAGTGTTATATGCCACCGTCGCCAGAATTCGATCAGGTTTCTGCTGATATAGGGACGGTTGAAATTCTCGGGGACGCGATATCCAAACAATCCGGCGGTGCCGATCGCAATGTCGCTATAGCCCGCAAAATCCCAATAGATATACATTCCGAAAACCAAAGGCATGACAAGGCATTGGTATGGTTCCATTTCTCCCACGCCACGCGCGAGCCAAGGATCCATGACGAATTGCTTGATCGTATCGGCAAGCAGGAGCTTGCGACCAAGTCCCAGGAGAATCCGTTCTCCTGCGCGGATCATTTCGGATCGCGACATTCCCTCATTGCCACGATCTTTCAGGGACTGCAGTGTCGTGATCGGACCGCACAGGAACGTCGGAAAAAAGAGTGAGATGAACATCAGGCGGGATGGGGAAACGTTGATTCTCAAGGCTGAGCTATCAAGAAACACCCCGATCAAACGGAAGGTGGTAAACGATAACCCGAGTGGAACCAACCAGCGGGGAAGACTTGAACCGGTTACATGCCCGGGAAAAGAGATCAGCCAAGGCAAGGTTCTGGATGCGAGCAGAGGGACCAGGAGAAGGATCACACCGAGAATCGTCCAAAGATGCGGCTTTGATCCGGTTGCTTTCGTACGCCCCTGGATCATCAGCCATACAATCGCAGTCATTCCCAGTGTGACCAACAATCCTTCCGGCTGCCAAGTCGCTAGCACAATCGCCGAAAGTATCGCGAAAAACCGATCCTTTCGCTCTCCTGTCCGAATTTCAGGGATGAGGGCAAGACAGGAAATCGCAACAGCGCACGCCACAATCGTTTCCCAACCAAAGATCCCCATGATTTCTCCGGGATTCGTTACGCCAGGATATCCGGCCGGAACATTTCGAGGTAATGCTTCAGGTTCGGCGCTCTTGCGATTTTCCCGCTCGACGTTTTGAGGAGCCACATATGCGGGAGCAGTTTCAGGTCATCGATCACGCAATCCAATTCCCCTGCCAGCGTGTTTCGCACCTCCGCGGCGAGGCCGGGATCATCCACAAGATTCATGTCCTGGACTTCCGCGAGCACGATCAAACGCTGGGTGCCGATCGCGGGGTCATCCAGTCCCAGCGCTACCGAGCGCCCCGGGTAAATTCCCGGCACGGAGCACACGATGCGTTCGATATCTTGCGGGTAATAATTTTTCCCGGCAATGATGATCAGGTCCTTTTTCCGTCCGGTAATGAAGAGGTGGCTGTCAGCGAGGTACCCCATGTCCCCGGAGTGGAACCATTCGTCTTGCAGCACCCTGGCGGTACTGGAAGGATCACGGAAATACCCGGAAAACAGATAACCGGACCGGATCGCAATCTCCCCTACACTGCGCTCGGGCAAAGAATTGAAGTCTTTATCCACAACTTTCACCTGGACTCCGGAAAGCATGGCGCCTCCGGACATCATTTCCAGGGAAGGAACCCCGTCCCCCTCCACTGGAACGGCCTGGTTGTCCGCCTGGAACCGCTCCCGGTCGATACTCTCGATCTTTGGTGGTGCCGCATCGGAGGATTGGGAAACAGCGAAGACGGTTTCCGCCATTGCGTAACAGGTCCACAGTGTATCGGAACGCACACCGTATTTTTCATACTTTTCAAGAAACTGGCGATGGGAACCCGCCAGCGTTGGTTCCGCGCAATTGATCCAGGCCCGCATGGAGTCCAGGCGGAGATTTTCCAGTTGGGACGGACGCACCCGGGAGGCAAGGAATTCGTAGGCGAAATTCGGCATCCAGGCCATGGTGCACCGATACTTCGAGATGGCCTGTAGCATGGATACCGGCTTTGTCACCCAATGCAGCGGACTCAGGGCGGTTACTGGAATGCCGACTACAACCGGCAGGACCGTGCATGCTATGAGGCCCATGTCATGGTACAGGGGCAACCAGGAAACGATCTGATCCCTCGCATCAAGGGAGAGCACCGGCGCGTAATCCCATATCTGTTCAAGTACAGCGCGGTTGGAGAGTGCGACTCCCTTCTTCAGGCCGGTGCTGCCGGAGGAATGCTGAAGGAGCACCAGGTCTTTCGAACCAAGAGATGGATCGGGTATCTTCGCGACCGAAACGGGGAATTTGTCCGCAAGCAAAACCCGCGCACCTCCCAGCCTGGATTCTTCGATTCCGAGATGGGACGCCGTCGCGCTGTCGGTCACGAGAACCCTGGCATCGATCCGCCCGAGGAGAGCCTGAAGTTCTTCCCTGTAGTGAGTCGGGTTAAGCTTGAAACTGGGCACCGCGAGTATGGACGGAACTTGGCCTCCAAGGACCGCACCGATGAAAGCGCAGAACAGGTCCGGCGAATGAGGCAGGATGATAACGACGATATCTCCCGGTTCAGCGGAAAATTGCCGGAACTCCAAGGCGAATTGGCTTCCCCGGGAAACAAGGCCCCCGTAGGTGATCGAAACGACCTCACCATCGGGAAGGATGCATCTAGCGTAGAGACGCTCAGGATGCTTCCGATAATGCTCCAGTATTACTCCACGCAATGTTTCAGGCATTTTTCACCTATTTTGAAAATTTCGTCATTAATTCCAGGATCTGTGACACGGAATCCATCGCCTCCGCAGTTGCCGCTTCATCCGGGATCACGATTCCGAATTCATCCTCGATAAATACCAGCACTCGAATTAATGAAAAAGAATCGACCAGACCCGAAGATATGAAGCGCGTTTCCACGCCAACGACCTGTCGTTTGTCCTTGGACAACTCCGAATGGATGAACGTCGTCAATTTCTCTGCTGCGTTTTCCATGGGATCCCCTATTCTGAATAGCTATATCAAATTGAATCGATTCGTTTATCAATTCGACCTATGTTTTATAGTTCAGAAATTGATTCTCCGATGGCAATATAAAACGGAAAGATCATTGAATATGCTTGACTTAGAAAAAATGCGCAAACAATTAAACTAATAAAGCCTATCTTTATACATCTTGAAAGATATTCAATATCGTTATCCGCTTTGGCATTATCATAAATAACATTAACCCTATTAAGATTTCTATATGTACCATGCATTAATATAATAAATATAATTAAACCTATTAATCCAATTTCCGATCCTAACTGTAAAAATGTATTATGAGTTGTTTGCCATTTCTGAGGAAGATTCCTCTCCTCACGCATTCCGCCGATAGCTTCCGGAAAACAAGAAGCACCAACTCCTAATATTGGATTATATGATATTATTTCTATAGCATATTTCCATATTCCCATTCTCCCATCGTCACTGGTATAATTATAATCCTTTGTAGGGGAAAATACTTCGAATATCCTTTTTTGATCGGTTTTATATAGAAATAAAGAAAACATTAAAACGCTAATTATCACCAAAATTATATTCCTTGAAATATTTTTCCCCCTCATTAATTCAGCTCCATATAACGCTATGAATGTGATTAATCCAAGAAATCCCCCACGTGATCCGGTCTGCACAATAAGAAACATATCAATAACAGTAACCGAAAGGGAGATGAGCATAAAAAGTTTCTTGTTGCTGTGCCTTGTGTAATAAATACTCCCTGGAATTAATGAAAGCAATAAAAACACTGTATCATTAGGATCAAATCCGGTATTTTTTAATTCAAACCTGCCAGACATGGAAGTCATATCTTCAAAATTCATCAATGATATTATTATAATAAATATATTTGAAAATAATAATACCTTCATTAGATTCTTTAATTTATTTTCACTATTATAATATACTGTTATCACGATAAATAACACAACTGCCAGCGAATAATTAATCACAACAGTTTCAAATGCAATCCTATTGTATAACGAAAATGGTACGCCAATTAACATCATACAATATAAATAAATAAAATATCGTATAAGTCGGCTTTTTTTAAATCTATCAATAAAATCCTGTCGTTTATTTATTAATATATAAATAAATACAATAACTGATGATATTAAAGCTATGCGCAGTGGTTTTAAAAACAGGACATTGTCCGAAGGCTTCCCTAATAATATAAATATCCATGTATTTAAGAAAATCATATTGTATATATTATTGTTCCAGATAACATAAATTTACATGGCAATCGCAATTCTAATTATATTATTATAAGCTCTTAAATTCATTAATTGAGCTTTCATAAACCGTCCTATATCTTTCTTCCATCTTTCCAACTGTAAATATTTGATGAAATTGTTTAATTGATTCATTGGATAGCATATTTTTCATTGAATTGTCCCCATACATTCGCATAATTCCGTTTGCCAACGCAATTTCGCACCCTGGTGATACGAGGATTCCACATTTTCCATGTTCGAGAGCTTCTGGTATTCCACCCACCGCTGTTGCCACAATCGGTATTCCGATTCTCATCGCTTCAAGTAGAGTAATCGGCATCCCTTCTGTTAATGAACTAAGGACGAATATATCAAAGATTTTTAGAAATTTATATGCATCCGGAATGTATCCCTTAAAAACAACATTATTTTCCACATTTAATTCTTTTGTAAGCTTATACAGTTTATATTGCTCGGGTCCTTCTCCAAATATGCTCAATTTAATGTCATAATTATATTTTGTTTTAATATAATAAATTGATCTGATCAAAATATCATATCCTTTTTCCTTCGATAAACGGCCAATACTCGCGATATTAATAACATCATCATTATTACTATTGCGCCAATAAATACTATTACATTCATTTAATTCCTCGACAACCGGTATACCATTATAAATAACGACAGGATCGATATTTTTATTTATTAATCTTTTATCATTTAACATTGCTTTCGATACAGCAACCACACGATTCGCATATTTCATCATAAATATGTCAATAAATTCATAGATTCTTAATTTTGTGAATTTATTTGTAGATGTCCACCCATGAAGCGTACAAACATAAGGTATCTTTCGATGATTAAAAGATAACAAACCAATAATAATGTTAGCCTTATAACCATGGCAATGAATAATATCTATTTTGTTGTTTTGGGCATATTTTATAATTCTAATCGCCTCGGAAAGATTTAAGTTATTTTTCATCCGAAATAATTCAACCTTTAGGCCCTCTTCGTACGCTTTTTTTTCTATTGCCTTTTGGGGATCAGTGATTTTCCCGATACTGCCTAAGGTGGTTTCGTATCCAATTTTCTTCTGACAATTCATCAAATTCAGTAGCATTGTTTCCGCACCATACAATCCGCCACTATCGATTAAGTGAAGTATGTTCATGTTGTAATTGTCGGGGATATAATATATCAGAGAGTATCTATATATACGTATTATATTGAAATACTATTACGTTTTAGGCATGACATGAATATTGTCTCGTAACTTAAAACACACTTTTTAATATCATATTGCCTTATAACTTCTTCTCTGCCATTTTTCCCATATTGACTCCTTATATTTGGGTTTTCTATTAGATACGCCAATTTGTTTTTTAAATCTTCCACGTCGTCTATTTTAACCAAAAACCCATTTTCGCCATTAGAAATCACATCTCGTATTCCAACGGAATCAGCTCCAATGACTGGAAGGCCAACCGCCATCGCTTCAATTAAACTTATAGGTAAACCTTCTTTGTAAGAAACCAGGCAAAATATGTCTATTAACTGCAAAATTCGATTCACATCACTCCGAAAACCCATCAGATAAACATTATCCTTCAGGGAATGATTTTTTATATAATCGATGATATCCTTTTCGGAAGATTCAATATCATTTTGAAAACTTTTCCCCACAATTATTAACTTCAAATTTGTGTATGTAGTTACCAATCTACTGAATGCTCGTAATAAATATATATGGTTTTTATTATATTTTAAATTTGCAACTATACCAATCGCAATATCTTTCTCTTTCAATCCAATATTGTTCCTTTCGTATATTCCCACATCATTGCTTGAGAATATATTTAAATCTACTCCGTTTTTTACAGAATAAACCTTTGAATTGTTTATCCAATACTTATCAATTAATCTATTACGTATACTATCTGTAACTCCGATTATGGCATCCGAATATCTTGCAAGAATATGTCCTATAATCCGTAATTTACCGGTGATATTACACACTTCAGCCTCACTATGTTCCGTGTAAACTAATATGGACTTATTGGCGATTTTCGATCCATAAAATGCATACAGTAACGATAAATAGTGATGTGCATTTACAACCTGAATATCGTTATCTTTAATAACACTGGCAATCATATTCATTGTCTTTAAATCTAATCTTTTCAACTTTGGAAAATGAAACAATGGAATACCTAATTCTACAAATTCGGGCAGTGGATCTTTTTTATTGAACCACCCCACGGATGGATTCCAGTGACTTCTATCCAGATTACGTATAATGTTAAGAATTAGTGATTCCGAACCTCCCAGCTCCATTACATTCATAATAAATAATATATTTATTGGCTTTTTATCTTTCATCTTCACATCATGTACTTTTCATACCATACCTGGAAGATAAGAAGCGCCCAAAGAAGAGTATCATTCCGTTCACGCCCCATTTCATGATCCTTGATTACTGAGTGAACAACCTCATGATTCAATAAATTGTGCTTCCCAAGATTCTTCTCTGACAATCTCTCATGCACAAGCATTTTCAGATCATTTCTTAGCCATGTTGCCATCGGTCCAACAAATCCCTGTTTCTTATGATTAAGAATTGGTTCGGGAACGAAATTTCTGGCAGCCTTTTTCAGCAGATATTTCTTTCGAAACCATTTCATCTTTATTTCCGGAGGAATAGTTGCTGACCACTCGAAGAATTTGTGATCAAGGAACGGGACGCGAACTTCGAGGGAATGCCACATGCTCATCCTGTCCGTGACCGTCAGGATATCGTCCGTCAAGTAGGTTTTAATATCCGTATAAAAAACTCTGTTCAGCGGGTCTTCTGCGTCCGCCCCGCTAAAGATATCGATATAGTTCTGTTGAGCCGACAGAAACAGATCACCCGATCCAATGACACTGGAATGGAAAAATCCTGCCCGGTATTTATGAGGCACTTTTGTGAGAAAATCGATGTATATCGATGCGTCGCTCGTCACGTCGCTTCGGACGAACCGCTTGACTCGATTTACCCATCTTCCCCCCGACAGCCCCTCAGGGAACATCTCGACAAACGGTCCAATGAGCAAATTCCTGAAGCAGGACGGTATTTTCTTGTAGTATTGGGCCATCATGAATCCAAGATAGCGCTCGTACCCCGAGAACGCTTCATCTCCTCCGAGCCCTGAAAGTGCCACCGTGACATTCTCTCTTGCCATTTTGCAGACATAATATGAGGGAATGGAGGAATCATCTGCGAACGGTTCATCGAATCCCTCAACAATCTCTTCCAGGAGGCCCTCTAATTTCGGTACGACCTCATATTCCTTATGCCGGGTGTTGTATCGCTCTGCAACCATCCGGGCATATTTTCTCTCGTCCTCGTAACCACCGATTGTCCCACCGAATCCGATCGTAAACGTTTTCACCGATTCATGCATCTGTTCGCTCATTAAAGCTACAACCAGGCCGGAATCGATCCCTCCGCTGAGAAAAGCCCCCAGTGGTACTTCGCTCATTAAGCGGACGTTAACCGAATCCCGAAGAAGATCTGTCCCTTCCGTGACGAAATCCGATTCCGACTTATTCCTGTCAGGAGCGAACCGGAGATCCCAATATTTTTGGGTCGCCGCCTTCCCTCCCTGGAAGATCAGCGTGTGTGCCGCAGGAAGCTTATAGATACCTTCGTAGATCGTCCTCGGTGCGGAGGTATATGCAAACAGAAAATATGTCGCCAGGGATTGCGGATCAACACGCCTTTGAAAGGATGGGTCCGTTAAGATTGATTTCATTTCAGAGGCAAACAGAAATTTCCCATCGAATTGAGCATAGTACAAAGGTTTCTTTCCGAATCGGTCTCTGGCAAGAAACAGGGACCGTTCCGTTTCATTCCAGATTGCGAAGGCAAACATTCCTCGCAATCGTGCGACGCAATTTGCCCCCCATTGTTCATAGGCATGGAGAATGGTTTCGGTATCACTGCTTGAGGTGAACCGATGTCCGGCGGATTCCAATTCATTTTTTAATTCCAGGTAATTATAAATCTCTCCATTGAATACGATTACATGACTATTATCCTCGTTAAATATCGGTTGATGCCCTCCACTCAAATCAATTATGCTCAATCGACGATGACCTAATGCGACACCATTCCCATAGAAATATCCAAAATCGTCCGGTCCTCGATGTTTTATTGCATCTGTCATTTTATTGATAGATCGTCTAAGTTCCGTTTGCTCCCCGCCGTTCTCATGGATAATTCCCGCAATCCCGCACATGTTCTAATTTCCCTCTATCTATATTTGAAATTAAAGGAGGACTATATGAGCACAGGAAAAATATCGCCAATAAAATTATCAAGAATATTAAATGCTTTTTCAACATCGCTAATATTTTCCACGGAGACAATTGTTAAAGAGGCATCCGTCGTTTTCTCATTAAGATATCTTATTGCCATTCTATATCTCATCCAGAAATAATCTCTATATATGTAGTGTCCTGTTTTATAAAAATAACAGTATAAGTCTGTTTGTTTGTTATTTCTACGAACAAGAAATGCCGTTGTTGGAATATGATTCTTTATCCCACCTTGGTTGAGATATATTATTCTTTTACCAAGATTTTCAACAATATCACCCTTCCCAGTGTTGCAATACTCAGGCTTATGAAAATCTACTTTTAATTGAGGATAATAAACTATTGATAGCGTAACCGATTCATTGCTGTTTCCGTATCTAGATACAAATACGGAATCTGTTTCAAGTATTTTATAAATTTTTTCATCTAATACTGATCGATTTCCTTTCCATTTACCAATTTCAAGCGGTATCTTATCGAATACATTACTCGCCTCAGCGATCTTAAACTCAGGAAATTCAAACAATTTCACAAGGCATGCTGTAATTCCAAGTAACATTAACACAATAAGGTATTTATTTATTTTGCTTATCAAAATATTTTCCTACGTAATAAAACAATAAACCGCCCAGTAAAAATACAACATATCCGGAAATATCGTGCGGCAAAGAATTTTGATAAGCCATTGATGGACCATAATAATTTACTACTAATATGAGGAACGATACTCTAAGGACATTCGTAATTATCGCTATTGGAAAAGCCATTGAAAATATAAATATTTTATTCCGCTTCGAGCAATTAGAAATTATCGCCATCAAGAATCCAATTGCCAAGAAAGAAATCAGTGATCTCAACCCACTGCATGGATTGTCAACTAGAAGATTTCCTTTTGCTGTTTCAATGATAAATCCTGTACGAAATACAGCAATATCCAACAGATTCATTATTGAAGTTGATATCCAAGCGACAAACATTTTAAGAGGAACCGCAATTTTATTAATACCATCCATCGGAATGGGTATCATAAAAAACAGAAATAGTATTGGATAAAATATTTCCCTAACATATAACCATCCATTACAGAACAGTGCTATTCCAAATATCAGTAACACCAATGATATTCCTGATGGGAAGAAAACAAAAAACATGGTGCTTATCACATGAATTAGAAGAGCTATTAATATAACTGCAAAACCAAACCATGAATGATCTTCCCGTATATTTTGTAATTCTTCACGCTTATTCCATACCAGGTAAGCTGAAACAAATGGAACTAAAAAACCATGAGAGTAATAACTGTCATCCGCAATGAATCTTCCATACATCCAGATAAATATATTCTTGTAGGAGTAAACAGATAAAATAATTATTCCGGAAATAATAATTATATATTTTATTTCTATTTTATTTATACCTAAACTGCCTTTTAACAACTTTATTTTCCTTATTGTATTATCTTTATATTGATGCAACAATGCGTTATATAACATATAATTCATACACAAATTAATATGAAAAATATTCCATTTATTTTATTGCTC is drawn from bacterium and contains these coding sequences:
- a CDS encoding glycosyltransferase family 4 protein yields the protein MKDKKPINILFIMNVMELGGSESLILNIIRNLDRSHWNPSVGWFNKKDPLPEFVELGIPLFHFPKLKRLDLKTMNMIASVIKDNDIQVVNAHHYLSLLYAFYGSKIANKSILVYTEHSEAEVCNITGKLRIIGHILARYSDAIIGVTDSIRNRLIDKYWINNSKVYSVKNGVDLNIFSSNDVGIYERNNIGLKEKDIAIGIVANLKYNKNHIYLLRAFSRLVTTYTNLKLIIVGKSFQNDIESSEKDIIDYIKNHSLKDNVYLMGFRSDVNRILQLIDIFCLVSYKEGLPISLIEAMAVGLPVIGADSVGIRDVISNGENGFLVKIDDVEDLKNKLAYLIENPNIRSQYGKNGREEVIRQYDIKKCVLSYETIFMSCLKRNSISI
- a CDS encoding exosortase/archaeosortase family protein — protein: MLKGSLGINKIEIKYIIIISGIIILSVYSYKNIFIWMYGRFIADDSYYSHGFLVPFVSAYLVWNKREELQNIREDHSWFGFAVILIALLIHVISTMFFVFFPSGISLVLLIFGIALFCNGWLYVREIFYPILFLFFMIPIPMDGINKIAVPLKMFVAWISTSIMNLLDIAVFRTGFIIETAKGNLLVDNPCSGLRSLISFLAIGFLMAIISNCSKRNKIFIFSMAFPIAIITNVLRVSFLILVVNYYGPSMAYQNSLPHDISGYVVFLLGGLLFYYVGKYFDKQNK
- a CDS encoding AMP-binding protein, with protein sequence MPETLRGVILEHYRKHPERLYARCILPDGEVVSITYGGLVSRGSQFALEFRQFSAEPGDIVVIILPHSPDLFCAFIGAVLGGQVPSILAVPSFKLNPTHYREELQALLGRIDARVLVTDSATASHLGIEESRLGGARVLLADKFPVSVAKIPDPSLGSKDLVLLQHSSGSTGLKKGVALSNRAVLEQIWDYAPVLSLDARDQIVSWLPLYHDMGLIACTVLPVVVGIPVTALSPLHWVTKPVSMLQAISKYRCTMAWMPNFAYEFLASRVRPSQLENLRLDSMRAWINCAEPTLAGSHRQFLEKYEKYGVRSDTLWTCYAMAETVFAVSQSSDAAPPKIESIDRERFQADNQAVPVEGDGVPSLEMMSGGAMLSGVQVKVVDKDFNSLPERSVGEIAIRSGYLFSGYFRDPSSTARVLQDEWFHSGDMGYLADSHLFITGRKKDLIIIAGKNYYPQDIERIVCSVPGIYPGRSVALGLDDPAIGTQRLIVLAEVQDMNLVDDPGLAAEVRNTLAGELDCVIDDLKLLPHMWLLKTSSGKIARAPNLKHYLEMFRPDILA
- a CDS encoding MBOAT family O-acyltransferase, whose amino-acid sequence is MGIFGWETIVACAVAISCLALIPEIRTGERKDRFFAILSAIVLATWQPEGLLVTLGMTAIVWLMIQGRTKATGSKPHLWTILGVILLLVPLLASRTLPWLISFPGHVTGSSLPRWLVPLGLSFTTFRLIGVFLDSSALRINVSPSRLMFISLFFPTFLCGPITTLQSLKDRGNEGMSRSEMIRAGERILLGLGRKLLLADTIKQFVMDPWLARGVGEMEPYQCLVMPLVFGMYIYWDFAGYSDIAIGTAGLFGYRVPENFNRPYISRNLIEFWRRWHITLSEWIRIRLMMKIAGRRAGIGRFSIAALISMALCGMWHGVGIGYLLWGLWHGTGIVAVHLYGEARKRSERSQNVIRKMIGELGSTIITFVYVTIGWVWFFLPPAEGVTLIRRGMQWRGGTATDFLVPAGLTAALLAAYAAREQGNRLWERIPQPVRGTLYAVFLGLVTFTLLFSRGAKQEFIYTQF
- a CDS encoding phosphopantetheine-binding protein, whose protein sequence is MENAAEKLTTFIHSELSKDKRQVVGVETRFISSGLVDSFSLIRVLVFIEDEFGIVIPDEAATAEAMDSVSQILELMTKFSK
- a CDS encoding glycosyltransferase, with product MNILHLIDSGGLYGAETMLLNLMNCQKKIGYETTLGSIGKITDPQKAIEKKAYEEGLKVELFRMKNNLNLSEAIRIIKYAQNNKIDIIHCHGYKANIIIGLLSFNHRKIPYVCTLHGWTSTNKFTKLRIYEFIDIFMMKYANRVVAVSKAMLNDKRLINKNIDPVVIYNGIPVVEELNECNSIYWRNSNNDDVINIASIGRLSKEKGYDILIRSIYYIKTKYNYDIKLSIFGEGPEQYKLYKLTKELNVENNVVFKGYIPDAYKFLKIFDIFVLSSLTEGMPITLLEAMRIGIPIVATAVGGIPEALEHGKCGILVSPGCEIALANGIMRMYGDNSMKNMLSNESIKQFHQIFTVGKMEERYRTVYESSINEFKSL
- a CDS encoding O-antigen ligase family protein, with protein sequence MNFEDMTSMSGRFELKNTGFDPNDTVFLLLSLIPGSIYYTRHSNKKLFMLISLSVTVIDMFLIVQTGSRGGFLGLITFIALYGAELMRGKNISRNIILVIISVLMFSLFLYKTDQKRIFEVFSPTKDYNYTSDDGRMGIWKYAIEIISYNPILGVGASCFPEAIGGMREERNLPQKWQTTHNTFLQLGSEIGLIGLIIFIILMHGTYRNLNRVNVIYDNAKADNDIEYLSRCIKIGFISLIVCAFFLSQAYSMIFPFYIAIGESISEL
- the asnB gene encoding asparagine synthase (glutamine-hydrolyzing), coding for MCGIAGIIHENGGEQTELRRSINKMTDAIKHRGPDDFGYFYGNGVALGHRRLSIIDLSGGHQPIFNEDNSHVIVFNGEIYNYLELKNELESAGHRFTSSSDTETILHAYEQWGANCVARLRGMFAFAIWNETERSLFLARDRFGKKPLYYAQFDGKFLFASEMKSILTDPSFQRRVDPQSLATYFLFAYTSAPRTIYEGIYKLPAAHTLIFQGGKAATQKYWDLRFAPDRNKSESDFVTEGTDLLRDSVNVRLMSEVPLGAFLSGGIDSGLVVALMSEQMHESVKTFTIGFGGTIGGYEDERKYARMVAERYNTRHKEYEVVPKLEGLLEEIVEGFDEPFADDSSIPSYYVCKMARENVTVALSGLGGDEAFSGYERYLGFMMAQYYKKIPSCFRNLLIGPFVEMFPEGLSGGRWVNRVKRFVRSDVTSDASIYIDFLTKVPHKYRAGFFHSSVIGSGDLFLSAQQNYIDIFSGADAEDPLNRVFYTDIKTYLTDDILTVTDRMSMWHSLEVRVPFLDHKFFEWSATIPPEIKMKWFRKKYLLKKAARNFVPEPILNHKKQGFVGPMATWLRNDLKMLVHERLSEKNLGKHNLLNHEVVHSVIKDHEMGRERNDTLLWALLIFQVWYEKYMM
- a CDS encoding exosortase C-terminal domain/associated protein EpsI; this encodes MISKINKYLIVLMLLGITACLVKLFEFPEFKIAEASNVFDKIPLEIGKWKGNRSVLDEKIYKILETDSVFVSRYGNSNESVTLSIVYYPQLKVDFHKPEYCNTGKGDIVENLGKRIIYLNQGGIKNHIPTTAFLVRRNNKQTDLYCYFYKTGHYIYRDYFWMRYRMAIRYLNEKTTDASLTIVSVENISDVEKAFNILDNFIGDIFPVLI